The genomic window TAGCCAATAGGATATTGCAAAAAAACAAAAGGTAGCAATGCCAAAGAAAGAATGATACCAATATCAGTCAAAGCTAAGCCCAAAGAAGTTAAATAAAGAGGTGTGAAGATTATTAATACGGCATAAAAAACTTCAAGAGTAAATGCCAACCAATAAATAAAGAAAAGATCTTGATTTTTTCGTGCTTCGTGAAAAAATTTTCTAAAAACAATTTTTTGGGAGGTCCTTTGATTATTTTTCGAAAGTGCGAACACACTAAGAATAAGAAAGAGAGAGAAAAGTATTACGGTAAAAGAATACAGTGTTTGATATCCATAAGCATCAATAACGGCCGTAGAAAATACTGGTCCCAGAAGAAGTCCTGCGTTCATACAAGCAAGAAATATACCCCGAATCCTCCCCGATCGAGAATCAACAGAAAATCCTTCCAAAATAGAATCTAAATTTGTCCACAAAACTTTCCCCAAAAAAAGGGAAAAAATAAGAAAAATTGAAGGAAGTGGCGCTGGACTAAACAAAGACAATCCCAGAGAAACTAAAATTTCGAGAAAAAGCAAGAAAAATAAAACGGTTGATTTTCCAAATACATACACTATGCGATCAAAGAAGAGTAATTCACAAAAACTCAACAAATAAACGAAAAGATATATCAATCCAACATTTTCAGTATTCCATGCTTGGGAAAAATAAGATGATGCTGTGTACATTATCAACGACCCACATAAGCCCAAGAAAAAAGACATCCCAAATAAAAGTCTGATTTTTCCTCCATTAAAAACTTCATTCTTTTTCAAAACCATATAAGGTCTTTTATTTTTCAGGAATAATTTCTCGAACATATTCCACAAGCTCGCTTGGAGTTATGTGAGTTTTAAGAAAAAATCCCTGAATTCCCAATTCTCGAACCTCTTCTTCTTGTTTATCCAATATAGATGCTGACATAACAATAATAGGAAGATCGTATGTTTCTTTATTTTTTCGTATCAAACTAACAAGTTCATTTCCTGGCATTTCAGGCAAAAGAATATCTGTTATAACAAGATCAGGTTTGTTTTGATTTATTAAATCCAAAGCCTCTCTTCCGGATGTGCATACCGTCAAGCGAAATCCCTCTTTACGAAGTCTTTCTGAAAATAAATCAACAAAAACCTCTTCATCTTCAACAAATAATATATATCTTCCTTTTTCTTCTTCAACCTCCACAACTTCTTCTTTTATCTCCGATTTTTCTTTCAATGAAGCTTCTTTCTCTTTCAAAGCATCCATTCTCTCTTCATCAGAAAAATGTAATGTTCGGTTTTTTCTTCGCTCACGAATTTCTCGAAGATACCGTTCTATTTCTTTAAGAAATTCAGAAGGATTAAATTGTGATTTTGATATAAATCCGGATGCCCCATATCGAAAAGCGGATTCTTGATTCTCGGTATCATTTAAATTACTAAAAATAACAATCGGCGAAGGAAGTGGGAGAGCGCCTTCATTGGAGATTTCTTTCAAAATAGTTATTCCGTCAAGACCAGGGAGTACAAGATCCAAAAGAACAAGGTCATATGAGCCAAGACGAATTTTCTTTTCTGCTTGATTTCCATCAGCCGCCAACTCAACTTTATAACCTACTTGTTCCAGTTTTTTTTGGTAAATTTCTGAAATCATCTCATCATCTTCTACGAGTAAAATCTTTTCCATATTTTTTTACATTATTATTCCAGGAAATCCTGTTCTTTATTTTTTTCTTCCGGTTTAAAATCTAGAGGTAAAGTTATAGTAAATATCGTTCCTTTACCTTCCCCCTCTGAAACAAATGTTATCTTCCCTTTATGTGCGAGTATTATTTTCTTTCCCACATAAAGACCGAGCCCTGTACCACTTGCATGAAGCCGGCCCGTATCTTTTCCTCGACAGAATTTTTCAAAAAGATTTGGGCTATCCTCTGGAAGAATGCCTATTCCGGAATCTTGTATAGCAATCACAATTTTTCCAGAATCTTCAAAAATGGAAATTCGAACAAATCCTTTCTTTGTATATTTTATAGCATTATCGATGAGATTCCACAAAACTTCTCGGATCTTAGCTTCATCTACAAGTATCTGGGGGAGTTTTTCTTCTGGAAGTTTTAGAGTAAATTCCAAACCAGCATCTCGAGCCCTTATTCGAAGCATCTCAAAAACACTTTCCACAACATCATCTAATTGACAAGGTGCAAAAGTATATTCGAATTTTCCCGATTCAATACGAGAGATATTCAAAAGATCCTCCACTAATTGAATAAGGCGATCATTGGAAAGATATACTTTATTGAGAGCATTTCGGACAGAAGCTTCCACACTTCCATACGATCCCTCCAAAATAAGAGAAACAAAACCCTTTATAGCAGTAAGTGGGGTCCTTAACTGATGAGAAGCGATAGAAATAAATTCTGATTTTACTCGATCAAGCTGTTTGAGTCGATCATTCGCAAGAAGTAATTTATCCGCCATCTTTTGGAGCTCTTCCTTTCGCTGGATATTTCTCTTCGTTGAACCAATAAGCATAAATCCTGCAATGCTAATCAGAATAAGAGAAATAGCTGTTAAAACCATATTAATTCGATTCTGTATAAAAAAGAATTGTGAGCCAATAAGAAAAATAATTGTCCACACCAAAATCTGAATACCTAATAATTTTATATTCATGATATTAAATTTCACAATCGCATACGCAAGAAACCCAATAAAAACAGGCATTCCAAAAAGACCATACAATTCATATGAATATCCAACTGTTGCCTCTAAATAACCTTTTTCTATAACATAATTAGATAACATATTAGCAAATAGAAACATAGCAAGAAAAAGATTTAAACCTATAGCCACCGTTCGAACTTTTCTTTTTTCTTCTTCCTTAGCTTTTTTATATTCTCGAAAAGAAAAAATAAGAATAATCGAAAAAATTATTATTTTTAAATAATCAACATAATCCTTAAATAAAACCTCCTCGACAGGAACACATTCATTACCATCAAAATAAACAAGATTATAGGGAGTTCCTAAATAAAATATAATAGGAACAAGGAAAAGAAAACCTATTATTTTAAAGAGAAAGGGAATATCCCTTTCATAAATAAAAACATAAAAAAAATAAAAACCTAACATAAAAATGAGAGCATCTGTCAGAGATCCAATGGACCAAAAAAACATATACATTCTACTGTCATAGCTCGTCCAAAGAATGATATTCATAGCTAGGAACAAAGAAAAAACCAAACACAAAGAAAAAAATATTTTACTTATTAAAGATTTTCCTCCTTTAAAATAAACCAGCAAACCTATGAATAAGGAAATAATTGCTGTGGGTATATGAGAGTAATACACAAGGCCCAAAGAAACAGATTCTTTCACAAGCATCGCACATTGTTCTATGTTGGAAACAAAATCAAATGTCATATTTTTTATTTTCTAATAAACGTTGAGCCACTTCTTTCATTTTACCAGAATATCCACACCAAAACAATTCATTTTCATCTGGTATGACTACCATAGGAACAATGAGGGGTTTTATACCAAAAGTTTGAATAATTTCTTGGAAACTAGGAATAAATCTTTTCTGTGTAAATTCAACCTCAGCGCCCTCAATAAGATAATTTTCAAAGAGTATTCCATGCGTAAGAAATAATGCCAAATACTGAGAATAGTATTCTCCTATTACTCTATGTTCATTAAACCAATCCGAAAACTCCACAATAGAACTCAAATCAAAATTGGGTATTGATTCTGTAAGCATCGCGTGATGAAAATCTTTTAAACTCATTCCATTTAGAGTATTCACATCTTTTATACAAAGACCCTCATAAAAATTGAAATCCACAATCCTCTTGGCCGATATTATTTTTTCATATTTTTTATTTTTATTTTCTTCGAAAAAATAAAGTTTACAAAGACAATACTTTGTTTGATTTTTTGCTACGAATTTTCCCGCGAGGTATTCCAGATAGAGAGGAGAAAGACCTGAATGTGTTACCATGTCATAAAAAAAATGAAACTCATAATTAGGACTCATAATTTCTCTAGAGATAACAGCTCGTGGAGATTCTCCCATACCAAGAGGAAAGTCATTTCCCAAAAATTTTTCCACCCTTTTTCGTAAATCTTTATCTTGCCACCTTTTTTTTATTTCATATTTGGCTTCAGATAATTTGGTGTACACATTTAATTCGGAAAAATCTTTCATATATATTTACATTATTTAAAATACCTATTTATAGGATTGTTATCAATCTTCATTTTCCATTGCAATTTCCAAATTTTCACTGCAAATTCGATGAAAATTTAAAAATTTCATTTACAAAAAGAAATTAGCAACAATTCCTTTATACCATAAATTAAAAAAGGAATCTCATTGTATAAAGATTCCTTTAAAAGAAAATACTCGCTGAGTATTTTGTTAATTCCAAAAGAAAAAACTGTCGAGTAGTCCAGTATGCCGTACCAATGACCGAACTACCCAAGAAAACAAGCCAGTCTTTCTTGGAAAAAATCAAGGATCTTCTCGTGCCATTACTTGTTCGCAAATAAGCAACAGCAAAAAATGAATCCTGGAAAATACTCAGACTGAGAAAGGTGATAATCCTTCTCCAAGAAGAGAATTTTTCAGAGAAAATACTCAGGATTTTTCTTAAAAATCCAGTCTCTCCGACAAATACCACTCTGAAGTAAAAGGCTATTATTATTTTTCTTATAAACCTTTCCACCAAATCTAGACCCGTCCAATCGAGTTCAGTCATTGCGTGGAAATGAATGAGGATCCTATTTATAATGATAGCCCCTACCATAAGCCAGATCCAGCCATGAATAGGTCCCAGCCATTCAATTACCACTAGCCATAGTGGATAATTGTAAAGCCAATTAATGACAGCAAGGGTTGAGAGTCCCGCTC from Candidatus Moraniibacteriota bacterium includes these protein-coding regions:
- a CDS encoding HAMP domain-containing histidine kinase; translation: MTFDFVSNIEQCAMLVKESVSLGLVYYSHIPTAIISLFIGLLVYFKGGKSLISKIFFSLCLVFSLFLAMNIILWTSYDSRMYMFFWSIGSLTDALIFMLGFYFFYVFIYERDIPFLFKIIGFLFLVPIIFYLGTPYNLVYFDGNECVPVEEVLFKDYVDYLKIIIFSIILIFSFREYKKAKEEEKRKVRTVAIGLNLFLAMFLFANMLSNYVIEKGYLEATVGYSYELYGLFGMPVFIGFLAYAIVKFNIMNIKLLGIQILVWTIIFLIGSQFFFIQNRINMVLTAISLILISIAGFMLIGSTKRNIQRKEELQKMADKLLLANDRLKQLDRVKSEFISIASHQLRTPLTAIKGFVSLILEGSYGSVEASVRNALNKVYLSNDRLIQLVEDLLNISRIESGKFEYTFAPCQLDDVVESVFEMLRIRARDAGLEFTLKLPEEKLPQILVDEAKIREVLWNLIDNAIKYTKKGFVRISIFEDSGKIVIAIQDSGIGILPEDSPNLFEKFCRGKDTGRLHASGTGLGLYVGKKIILAHKGKITFVSEGEGKGTIFTITLPLDFKPEEKNKEQDFLE
- a CDS encoding MFS transporter, whose product is MFEKLFLKNKRPYMVLKKNEVFNGGKIRLLFGMSFFLGLCGSLIMYTASSYFSQAWNTENVGLIYLFVYLLSFCELLFFDRIVYVFGKSTVLFFLLFLEILVSLGLSLFSPAPLPSIFLIFSLFLGKVLWTNLDSILEGFSVDSRSGRIRGIFLACMNAGLLLGPVFSTAVIDAYGYQTLYSFTVILFSLFLILSVFALSKNNQRTSQKIVFRKFFHEARKNQDLFFIYWLAFTLEVFYAVLIIFTPLYLTSLGLALTDIGIILSLALLPFVFLQYPIGYIADRWFGEKELIVVALIIMGIGVFCMPFITTNSIFIWGLVLIFGRIGAALLEVLRDSYFYKKIDGDAVGLISLFRTAGSLGYVVVAITSSFFLIFGSISYVFWLAFIFIILALYPAFSLRDNYAFKD
- a CDS encoding response regulator, producing the protein MEKILLVEDDEMISEIYQKKLEQVGYKVELAADGNQAEKKIRLGSYDLVLLDLVLPGLDGITILKEISNEGALPLPSPIVIFSNLNDTENQESAFRYGASGFISKSQFNPSEFLKEIERYLREIRERRKNRTLHFSDEERMDALKEKEASLKEKSEIKEEVVEVEEEKGRYILFVEDEEVFVDLFSERLRKEGFRLTVCTSGREALDLINQNKPDLVITDILLPEMPGNELVSLIRKNKETYDLPIIVMSASILDKQEEEVRELGIQGFFLKTHITPSELVEYVREIIPEK